The following coding sequences lie in one Tichowtungia aerotolerans genomic window:
- a CDS encoding sialidase family protein has product MTTAAADSLHRRSTVQWDSSTLRQVTSSGGYARLIRLQGGDLLCCYQSGGKSRVRRSSDGGFTWQSDVVAAELSFGVAANPELLQLSNGDVMLMINERPSDGVHAYAISVCFSQDEGRSWGPLRRIYEAGTTFENGCWEPASVQFPDGEIQIYFANEGPYADSAEQDVSMLSSVDGGQTWSDAVTVAFRSGHRDGMPVPLLLQDGQTAVMAIEDNGNGALKPAVLRTTVDARWSEGVIDGASERRAFAVDLDLTVYAGAPYLAQLANGVTLLSVQSDEDWSADRMVVYVGNDQAGDFGNRSVPFDLPDNTAGRWNSLFVKDDQTITAVSSVIQDGVQSIWMIDGQLVTGTLTNFYADFNEASDGSATESDLNAGTAIGSWSVSALEESFVNSGVVAWDQGCYTNTAHLAAAADRSAGVTFSYDILSKRAAAVLGGKASAIRVLDEDGKTIVNLSYTATSAESRLQVWDQANTNWLVLTSDLPAAHVPATAPETLVHVEVEMMGHGFVVSVDGETLTGIMPYNNSTGSLVRDIRFYGVHEDASGAWYDNISVVQNLALDYEGAYFYADFNVPAVGAVTNAAPLDVGTEVGSWVVEDAQESLIFNGAVGFDQGKYNLTANLASNAVVKDGVVFDADIRSKRDGVTKWNGIRIKNESGQNAVSLRWTGTADGVSGSLEYWDGVWVSLGNNTLMANDFWFASGLTDHLQVQMRETDYDILLNGTILLSNAAYENSITSVGSVQFFGINDFSGAWYDSIRVLKASITEIKPVDIAVSGAATVTLSWEAEAIGTYAVQTCTNLLSGSWSNLVEGLEGVDGMLSVTTTPTAASVCYRVVGE; this is encoded by the coding sequence ATGACAACTGCAGCTGCGGATTCATTACACCGCCGCTCGACGGTGCAATGGGATTCATCCACCTTGCGTCAAGTGACGTCTTCCGGCGGCTATGCGCGGTTGATCCGGCTGCAGGGCGGCGACCTGCTCTGCTGTTATCAGTCCGGCGGAAAAAGCCGGGTGCGGCGCAGTTCAGACGGCGGGTTTACCTGGCAGTCGGATGTGGTTGCGGCAGAGCTCTCTTTCGGTGTTGCCGCGAATCCGGAACTGCTGCAGCTGAGTAACGGGGATGTGATGCTGATGATCAATGAACGCCCGTCCGACGGCGTTCATGCGTATGCCATCTCCGTTTGTTTCAGTCAGGATGAGGGGAGAAGCTGGGGGCCGCTTCGCCGGATTTATGAAGCCGGAACAACGTTTGAAAACGGCTGCTGGGAGCCGGCGTCGGTGCAGTTCCCGGATGGAGAGATTCAGATCTATTTCGCGAATGAAGGTCCATATGCCGACAGCGCTGAACAGGATGTTTCCATGCTCAGTTCGGTTGATGGCGGGCAAACGTGGAGTGATGCTGTGACGGTGGCGTTTCGTTCCGGCCATCGCGACGGCATGCCCGTGCCGCTGCTGCTCCAGGACGGACAGACCGCGGTGATGGCCATTGAAGACAACGGAAACGGCGCGCTGAAACCCGCTGTTTTACGAACGACGGTTGACGCGCGCTGGAGCGAAGGTGTCATCGACGGCGCGAGCGAGCGCCGGGCGTTTGCGGTGGATCTGGACTTGACGGTTTATGCCGGCGCGCCGTATCTCGCCCAGCTGGCGAACGGGGTCACGTTGTTGTCGGTGCAGAGCGATGAAGATTGGAGTGCGGACCGAATGGTGGTCTATGTCGGCAATGATCAGGCGGGTGATTTCGGGAACCGCAGCGTGCCGTTTGATCTGCCGGACAATACCGCCGGCCGATGGAACTCCCTGTTTGTAAAGGATGACCAGACGATCACGGCGGTCTCTTCCGTGATACAGGATGGCGTTCAGAGCATCTGGATGATTGATGGACAATTGGTGACGGGTACGCTGACGAATTTTTATGCCGATTTCAATGAAGCGTCGGACGGCTCCGCGACGGAGAGCGATTTGAATGCAGGCACGGCGATTGGATCCTGGTCGGTGTCTGCGTTGGAAGAGTCTTTTGTGAACTCGGGAGTCGTTGCGTGGGATCAGGGCTGTTACACCAATACGGCTCATTTGGCAGCGGCTGCGGATCGTTCCGCCGGGGTTACCTTCAGTTATGACATTCTGTCTAAACGGGCGGCGGCGGTCCTTGGTGGTAAGGCCAGTGCTATTCGCGTTCTGGATGAAGATGGAAAAACCATCGTTAACCTGTCGTATACCGCCACGTCTGCGGAAAGCCGCCTGCAGGTTTGGGATCAGGCAAATACCAATTGGCTGGTTTTAACATCGGATCTTCCGGCGGCGCATGTTCCCGCGACAGCTCCGGAGACTTTGGTGCATGTTGAGGTTGAGATGATGGGACACGGGTTTGTCGTTTCGGTTGATGGCGAAACGTTGACCGGAATCATGCCGTATAACAATTCAACAGGATCGCTGGTCCGTGATATCCGGTTTTACGGAGTGCATGAGGATGCCTCGGGTGCCTGGTACGACAATATTTCGGTGGTTCAGAATCTGGCCCTGGACTATGAGGGCGCCTATTTTTATGCCGATTTCAATGTGCCGGCCGTCGGGGCGGTGACCAATGCCGCGCCGCTGGATGTGGGAACAGAAGTCGGATCATGGGTCGTTGAGGATGCGCAGGAGTCCCTCATTTTTAACGGCGCGGTTGGATTTGATCAGGGAAAATATAATTTAACCGCCAATCTGGCGTCCAACGCGGTTGTAAAAGACGGAGTGGTGTTCGATGCCGATATTCGTTCAAAGCGGGACGGAGTGACAAAATGGAACGGGATTCGCATTAAAAATGAGTCCGGCCAGAATGCGGTCAGTCTGCGATGGACCGGCACGGCCGACGGCGTTTCGGGAAGTCTGGAATATTGGGACGGAGTCTGGGTCTCTCTGGGTAATAATACTTTGATGGCAAATGATTTCTGGTTCGCCAGCGGGCTGACCGACCATCTGCAGGTTCAGATGCGGGAAACGGATTATGACATCCTCCTGAACGGGACGATCCTTTTGAGCAATGCTGCCTATGAAAATTCTATCACTTCGGTCGGCTCCGTTCAGTTCTTCGGGATAAACGATTTTTCCGGCGCCTGGTATGACTCGATTCGTGTTCTCAAGGCCTCTATCACGGAGATCAAACCGGTGGACATTGCTGTGTCCGGTGCCGCGACGGTGACGCTATCCTGGGAGGCCGAGGCGATCGGAACCTATGCCGTACAGACCTGCACAAACCTGCTGTCGGGATCGTGGAGCAATCTTGTTGAAGGACTTGAGGGCGTTGACGGCATGCTTTCAGTTACGACGACGCCGACTGCCGCCTCTGTGTGTTATCGTGTCGTCGGCGAATAA
- a CDS encoding sialidase family protein — protein sequence MSRACCLLLIGWSLTGCASEIHLAARAGERRPAAGAKFLVRLPGGELATTFSVVEPDRVQVFMAVSDDEGGSWTNRAMIVEVIDAHDVGDGSLLQTRDGELLYAYRHNLDTGEHKSSPYYSIRVRASVDGGRSWREHSIVEEVQVEMLGPGDQQGLWGPFLFQTSEGDIQCYYDDESRPHDAGFWRHQWIVMETWSSECGRWEEPVVAARPQDVSELSRDGMASVVEADGRLTCFFEGVEPIGDNLFRSVLRSTFSDSNGRRWSWRKKGRSPVYSSPEIFSSFAPHGIALSNGWLAVVFVTNEDQPSPDELSVTPDRMQLDVKLVLSGDGGQSWLGPYDVDSTHHRAGIPSVIETAPAPGALFSLFCTWVDYHDDAYFGRRVDFFPQTKR from the coding sequence TTGAGCAGAGCATGTTGTTTATTGCTGATCGGTTGGTCGCTGACGGGCTGTGCATCCGAAATACATCTGGCCGCAAGGGCCGGCGAGCGGCGGCCGGCGGCCGGCGCCAAGTTTTTGGTTCGCCTTCCAGGCGGGGAGCTGGCCACAACCTTTTCGGTTGTTGAGCCGGACCGGGTGCAGGTGTTTATGGCCGTCAGTGATGATGAGGGCGGAAGCTGGACCAATCGCGCGATGATTGTGGAGGTGATCGATGCCCATGATGTCGGCGACGGTTCTCTCCTTCAGACGCGCGACGGCGAGCTGCTTTATGCCTATCGTCATAATCTGGACACAGGAGAACATAAGTCGTCGCCCTATTATTCAATTCGAGTGCGTGCATCGGTTGACGGAGGCCGGAGCTGGCGGGAGCACTCGATCGTTGAAGAGGTTCAGGTGGAGATGCTCGGGCCGGGCGACCAGCAGGGGCTGTGGGGGCCGTTTCTGTTCCAGACATCTGAAGGAGACATCCAGTGTTATTATGATGACGAGAGCCGTCCTCACGATGCGGGTTTTTGGCGTCATCAGTGGATTGTCATGGAAACCTGGTCGTCTGAGTGCGGCCGGTGGGAGGAGCCGGTGGTCGCGGCCCGGCCGCAGGATGTTTCGGAGCTGTCGCGCGACGGCATGGCCAGTGTGGTGGAGGCTGACGGGCGGCTGACCTGCTTTTTTGAGGGGGTTGAGCCGATCGGGGATAATCTTTTTCGCAGTGTGCTGCGCAGTACATTTTCGGACAGCAATGGGCGGCGCTGGAGCTGGCGGAAAAAAGGGCGCAGTCCGGTGTACAGTTCCCCGGAGATCTTCAGCAGTTTTGCCCCGCACGGCATTGCTCTGAGCAACGGCTGGCTGGCGGTCGTGTTTGTGACGAATGAAGATCAGCCTTCCCCGGATGAACTGAGCGTTACCCCGGACCGGATGCAGCTGGATGTGAAGCTGGTTCTGAGCGGGGATGGCGGGCAGAGCTGGCTGGGACCTTATGATGTGGACAGCACTCATCATCGCGCCGGAATCCCTTCCGTGATTGAAACCGCACCGGCGCCCGGCGCGTTGTTTTCTCTTTTTTGTACCTGGGTCGATTATCACGACGACGCCTATTTCGGGCGGCGGGTCGATTTTTTTCCGCAAACCAAACGGTGA